GTTTCTGGTAAACAAAtgtagttgaattttttttttctgaaagcaaTATAGTATTCATTGATAAAGTTCCTAAGAAAATGGAGggaagactgagcgacttcactttcacttttcactttcatgcattggagaaggaaatggcaagccactccagtgttcttgcctggagaatcccagggacggaggagcctggtgggctgccgtctctggggtcgcacagagtcagacacgactgaagcaacttagcagcagcagcagcagcgatctagtggttaggactcaggcattttcactgctgtggccagagttcaatccctggccagggaactgagatcccacaagccttttggtgcagaaaaaaaggcaaacagaAAAAGGAGGGATAAATATGGTTTCAAAATACTAGTTCAAAAtgaaacagcaacaataacaaaaaataacaagtcCTAATTGCATCTTCTACATGCTCCTGACAAGTATGATGCTGGTTTGTTTGCCAGTATTAGCTTCATTTTCACAAATGTACTTAGTTTAGAAAACCTTCCTATTTTTGTCACCTCAGTAAGTTATGTTTTTCAAAGAATTTGCTCATTTCATCTAAACTTAAATTTTGGACATAAGGTTGTTCATTATATCTTCTatcattagtttttaaaaaatgagctttATCAAAGTATAATTTACACACAATAAAACTCACCAGTTTTAAACGTGCaaagagttttgacaaatgtatacacttacgtgggcttcccaggtagcgctagtggtaaagaacccatctaccaaCGCAGGAGGTGTAAGCGACGTGCGTTCGATCTCTgtgtgaggaagatcccctacaagagggcatggcaatccagcccagtattcttgcttggacaatcccctggacagaggcgcctggagggctacagttcataaagtcatcggacatgactgaagcgacttagcactcatacAGCCATCACCACAATTATGATATAGAATACTTATCAACCCCTCCCCCCAGATTTTTCTTGTCCTCCTTTATAGCCAGTCCCTTCCCCCAGTCCCCAACCCTGGACACCTGTTGATCTGATCTCTGACACTATCATTTTGCCTATTCtggtatttcatataaattgaatcttacagtttgtagtattttgtgtctggattctttcagttagcataatgcttttcagatttatccatgttgaatgaatgtgtatgaataatttgttcctttttcttttgagtaAAATTCCATTGCATGGCTATATAGCAAACTGTTTACTTATTCATGAGTTGATAGAAATTTGGGTTTTTCCAGTTtggagctattatgaataaagctgctatggtCATTTTCATACAAGTGTTTatttgaacatgttttcatttctctcaggcAACTACCTAGGAGTGAAATGGTTGGGTCATAACAGGAGGTACACATgttcagttttataagaaactaacAAGTTATTTTCCaaatggctataccattttacattcccaccagcaacttATGAAAGTTCCAATCACTGCATACCCTTGCTGACACTTGGTAATTATCAATCTTTTTAATTACAGTCATTCTAGTATGTGTGTAGACGTAGCTCATCgtggtttttaatttgcatttccccaatgaCAATGATACTGATGAGCAACATTTCATATGTTTatcattcatatattttctttagtgttattttatcattttcttcttattataAAGAAAGTCAAAGCAGCATTTATATCATCATAGTTCCTTCTATGTGACAATATAccaagggaagagagagaaaaccaaCTCTTTTTCAATACTCCATTCTGGAATGTGTGGTCTCAGTTGATCCAGAACAGCCAAGGAGTCAGGTAGTTGATaaactttacagataagaaaatgaacCAATAGGTAAGCCATTATTCAAATTCCTGTAGCTATTACAAGGTGAAAGATTTTCAAAGTTTATGCTCTTGCCGTGCCCTCTGCTACTTCTTAAGTAAGTAAGAAGTAAGGCTTTGAAATTTAACTTTCCTAACTCATATTAAATTCTATGACTCTTGGACTTTTTCTGCTAGATTTTAACTTTTGTCAGCTCAGCTTTTTAAAAGAGCTAaacttgggactttcctggtggtccagcagttaagactctgcttccaatgcGGGTGaggcgggttctatccctgagatCCCTAGCcaggaaactaaggtcccacatgccgcatggtggggccaaaaaattttttaaaattttaaaaaatagcacagggaactatggtcaatatcttgtaataacctataatggaaaataatttttaaataacgtgtgtatatgtataactgaatcaccttgctgtgtacctaaaatattgtaagtcaactatacttcaataaaatacatatattaagaaaaaaaaagtgctaaacTATTCTGGAATCTGAACAACAGACTTTGGACAAGAGGtaattctgtttaaaatataatttttaaaggccACAAACAGCCAGTTTTTAAATGCATGcttaaggttttttgtttttctgttatcaACATTTAAGAAGATTTATTTTACTGAGATTAGGTGTTAATAAAATATTCTTACCTGTTTTCAAAGTaacttttatttctaattgtGACATTTCTTCTGGACAAGGGAGGAAAGTATATATTAAACAGTATTATATGATAAAATGCCagcctataatttttttaaggtttaatgCTTTTTAAACTAGATAACAcacattataaaaaagaaattcagaatatCAAAAAGTATATAGTGAAAAGTAAGTCTCACATCTTTGGTATCCAGTCCCCAGTTTTCTCCAGAGACACTCATTTTTAACAATTTCCTATATATCCTTCCAGGATATTCCATGCATATGTAAGCACatgtatttaatatattctttaaaatacaaattgaatTATCATATATACACTAGATCttgcattttctattttataatgtAACTTAGAGTTccatattgatattttaaaaacgcCTCATTGTAATGCCTACATAACAGTCCATTAAAGAATATGCCACAGAAattccctggcactccagtggtTAGACCTCAGCATTTTCACTGTGGTGGGTCTGGGTTAATTCCTGGTCTGggatcttgcctggaaaactccaggcatagaggaacctggtgggctatagcccacagggtcaaaagaagttggacatgactgagcacacaccactGCATCACTGCCCTGGGAACAAAGATCCAGGAAGCCACGTGGTGtggcaaaaacaaaagaatatgtCACAGAAACTATTACATATATtgtgcaaagcctaaaatatttactacctggccTTTTACAGAGGAAGTTTTTTGGGTTCTCTTTTTGTTGCTAATTCTTAACTTAATAGTGAGTAATTAGAGAACATGGTCTCAGGATtacaaaaaacatatttaaagccCTTTGAGATACTGtacttagaaatttaaaatatacattgctCCAgggtaaaaaagaaataataatgaaaagttaaTAAATACTTGGAACAGAATGATAGTGAAAACCCTCTACATCAAAACTTGCTGAATGGGGACCCAGGTCGAAGATGGCGGCGGCAGCTGGATCTCGGGTTTCTGGGCTGCTGGGTCGTTCCGGGCTGCAGCTGAGTCGGTGTATGTCCAGTGGCACCCATGGCGAGGAGGGCTCAGCTCGCATATGGAAGGCCCTCACCTACTTCGTGGCGCTCCCCGGCGTGGGAGTGAGTATGCTGAATGTCTTCCTGAAGTCGCACCACGGAGAGGAGGAGAGACCAGAGTTCGTGGCCTACCCCCATCTCCGCATCAGATCCAAGCCCTTTCCCTGGGGAGATGGTAACCATACCCTATTCCATAACCCTCATGTGAATCCACTTCCAACCGGCTATGAAGACGAATAAAGAGAACCTGGACCACTACCCAGTGGGGACCACAGCACTGTTTGGACCATTACTCTGCACGCATGGACCGGAAAAGTACACGGGATCTTATGCTCACCACCTTGTATCCATTGATGACCATTACACTTGAGGACCATTATACTGATCTTCCATCCCTTTGCTTATAGCAGGAGGAGATggcttaaataaataatttagtcatgaaaaaaaaaaaaaaacttgctgaatagaaaaaaacaaacaaaacttgtaGGATAAAGCaaatacttttatctttttatgcTCATGTTAGctaataaaatacaaacaaacaaaaattaaagacgtGTATCTCAAATAAGAGATTAGAAAAGGAACACAGAATAAATCCAAACAGAATGAAAGGAGATAGAtaatacagagaacaaagaatAGAAGGCACACAATTAGAATCAGCAAAgccaaaatttttcaaaaaggtGAACAAAattatttggtttgtttttctattttctaagaTAGAAAAGACATGAATGGATGTATTGAGTTCTTAATCTAGATTACtgcatgtttttatttctagaatttccATTGGTTTTTCTTCAAATCTGCCATACCCCTAACCTCTGCtatcaacaaaaataatttttagtctTCTGCTGAGATTTTCAATCTTGTGTTTTATCTCCTTAAACATTATcaaacataattattttaaagcctGTGGCTGACAACTCCAATATCAGAAGCCCTGATGTGGTAACTCTGTTTTCTATTACTACTTGTTCTCCTTCAAATTGCCTTATCTTCTTACAggtttaatgattttttaatgcCTGTGGGCATTGTATTTGAAACCCTGAGGCCATAGTGCTATCTTCTATCTAGAAGTGCCACAGGGCATTAGCAACTTTGAGTCCCTAAATCCAATTTCAGGAATTAAAATGATAGCTACAAACTGGGCTAAAACTTCTAGTAAGGCAATTTGACTTCCAATTTTGACTTAATTATAGCATAGGGGCTTGCAAGCTCTCAAtccaagtgttagttgctcagtcatgtccaactctttgcaacaccatggactgtagcctgccagcttcttctgtccatggaatttcccaggcaagaatattgtagtgggttgctattcccttctccaggggatcatcctaacccagggattgaacccaggtctcctgcattgtgggcagattctttaccatccgagccaccagggaagttagaaAATTTATGCCTCCACTACCCATggcactggcttcccaggtgacacagtagtaaagaatctgcctgccaatgcaggagacactgaagatgtgggtttgatccctgggccaggaagatccccagagtaggaaatggcaactccaatccccactccagtattcttacctgggaaattccatggacagaggagcctagcaggctacactccatgaggtctcagagtcgacgtgactgagcacacatcacACATCACTCATAGCATTAATGGcacaagaagagagagaaacaagTGGGCATCCTGAGAACCTGATTTTGTCAATACTCAAATCAATATCCATGAGATAGTAATGTGACATTTAAAGCATTTAGAAGTGGGTTCTGAAAGCAGGAAAGGTGAAATAAAGACTACTTCTGTGACCCCAATATAATCCCAGGAATTAACTGCGGCTTTCCCTCCTAAGAAACTATTGATCCTAAGCTTCTTTCAGTCCTTGACTTGTCTCACTGGCAACTGAGCAGTTCACTTCCTCACCTCCTTCCAGTCTTTGCACAAAGTCTACCATCTTAAAACGGCATGGCTGATGACCCTATTTAAAAGAGGAACtgttctccttcctccttttcaTTACcctactcagctttctttttttcatgaacCATTTACTGTTTACTATGCTATGTGATGTACTTAATTGTCATGCCCATTATCTGTCTTTCCCCCATGGAAATGCTACAAAGATGGGAATTTTTGTTTTATCCACAAATATATCCTAGCACCTAGCACAGCATCTATATAGGTGTGCATGTTCGGTCactaaatcctgtctgactcttttgcaaccccatggactgtagcccaccaggctcctctatccatgggtattaccaggcaagaacactggaatgggttgccatttcctcctcccagggatcttcctgacccttggattctttaccactgagcaacctgggaaacccacagCAACTATCGGAAGGAATAAATGAAGGCAGTTCTGAGACTATCAGAGATATGAGAGGGAGTATCTCAGATGTCTCACTTCTCCCCTCTAACCCACAGTTTAtcaaacattttttccccaactACTTATAGCCTTGTCCTTGAGCGAACCAGCAGCTTCTGGGAGGAACAACTGTCAGAAGTAAAGATGACCTGAAACACACTAGGTAGTTACTAACAAAATGTGCAAAGAAAACATGTTTAGGGATTTCCCTGTGGTCCAGCGGTTAGTTGTCATTGttatcgctaagtcatgtcctactctttgcaaccccatggactgcagcatgccaggctttcctgtctttcactgtctcctggagtttgcttgaactcacgtccattgagttggtgatgccatccaatcatgtcattctctgttgtcccctctttcccctgccctcagtctttcccagcatcagggtcttttcaaataagtcagtctttgcatcaggtggccaaattattggaacttcagcttcagcatcagtccttccaatgaatattcagggttgattttctctagggttgactggtttgatcttgctccaagggactctcaagaagacTCTCAATCactcccagtggttaggacttggtgctttcactgccatggcccagattcaatccctggttgaagatccctttagatcccacaagctgtgtggcgtggtcaaaggaaaaaaaagacaacatgTCTACATTGAGTAAAATTTCAACACGTAATTTTCAGTGATTGGAATGCAGGAAAGGGCAGACATTTCAAACACACATGAAGTCTTTTTGCTCATTAAGTTTCTTGTTAAAGAATCACTGAAATGCATGGTTTCTACACATACTGACTGCTCTACATTTACAAAGTCAACAGCCCACACAGGTACCTGGCTACCTGTACTCATGTGATGTGGTTGAGAACAAAAGGTAAATAAAGGATCTTGctgaaaatcaaacaaacaaaacaaaaaaacatttcccTTACATCTGTTTGTGGTCTTATTTTGGATTTACATATTTTAGGTCTTGGATCCTGCCTGCCTGGCCCACCCTTTATCTGGCTCTGCACCTCAAGATAAAGATGATAGAGATTTCTAATACTCATGCACTACCACACCCTGCATCTAGATATGGATTCTTTTGCCTAGAAGCAGATTACCTCTCCTTCTGGAGTTCTAGAATAGGCTTGTTCCTTCAGTAACAGCCCTCCTGTCTGAATGACTCATCTCCTTTCAGATATTCCTTCTTGTCCTTCTTTTTCGGAGACTTTGAGGttggtttttcttcttcttgctgTTTCAGCTAATGGAGGCTATGCTTTCCCCTTTCCAAGATCCACGAGTCTCTCACTTGGACCTCAACTGGTAATGATCCTCTCACATCCTCTCACAGAATGTGCCACATTCTGGCACAGTGGCATCTATATACACTGTAAACCTGACAACTGATCTTAACTTCCACAGAAACCATGGGAATTCACACCatgaatacaaaagaaaaatagccaagctctttggtttctcattaAACACAATAAGATGCCTTACTAAATATGTGTAAAGGAAGGTGGGTCTGCTTTTCGTATAtgtgctcggtcactcagtcatgtccaactcttttgaaatcccatggactgtggccccttcccaggctcctctgtccatgagattctccaggcaagaattatggagtgggttgccatttcctcctctaggggatcttcccaacccagggatggaaccagagtcTCCTCCACTGCAGTGGCCACCA
This window of the Bos taurus isolate L1 Dominette 01449 registration number 42190680 breed Hereford chromosome 5, ARS-UCD2.0, whole genome shotgun sequence genome carries:
- the LOC101902002 gene encoding cytochrome c oxidase subunit 6A1, mitochondrial-like, with product MAAAAGSRVSGLLGRSGLQLSRCMSSGTHGEEGSARIWKALTYFVALPGVGVSMLNVFLKSHHGEEERPEFVAYPHLRIRSKPFPWGDGNHTLFHNPHVNPLPTGYEDE